A genomic segment from Polyangium mundeleinium encodes:
- a CDS encoding Shedu anti-phage system protein SduA domain-containing protein, translating into MSDAAKRILLVEDDDQNAEDYRDWLRTAGYEVERARAVEDGLTLAESFRPDVVVLDLQIPSQPGRTDEDTRFGLATLEGLIRADPFRPVVIATAHKNNPELMREIMQRTRGGHFLFKSERDLKGQLLRSIALALASPAYIGSRAVRAFEALVDKNEKEDKYRDFLKKNWRILLGPKYRECRSPHEVGRGAEVDLLFVRHDGFPDLWELKRPDQPVFKAYNRHLHQSEECSRAVGQIIEYLDLAEKQVPGPNSYEAQRGIRVDLNRPRGYVVIGRRKDERERDRLALENSFLAGITILTYDDLIEGAREVLTFLRDYRNGDGGT; encoded by the coding sequence ATGAGTGACGCCGCCAAGCGGATCCTGCTCGTCGAGGACGACGATCAGAACGCGGAAGACTACAGGGACTGGCTGCGAACCGCGGGCTACGAGGTCGAACGAGCGCGCGCCGTTGAGGACGGCCTCACGCTTGCCGAATCGTTCCGCCCGGACGTGGTCGTTCTCGATCTCCAGATCCCCTCCCAGCCGGGCCGGACCGACGAGGACACGCGGTTCGGGCTCGCCACACTCGAAGGGCTCATCCGCGCGGATCCGTTCCGGCCAGTCGTGATCGCGACCGCGCACAAGAACAACCCCGAACTCATGCGCGAGATCATGCAGCGCACGCGGGGTGGCCATTTCCTGTTCAAGAGCGAGCGCGACTTGAAGGGACAGTTGCTTCGTTCGATCGCGCTCGCCCTCGCGAGCCCCGCCTACATCGGAAGTCGCGCGGTTCGTGCCTTCGAGGCACTCGTCGACAAGAACGAGAAAGAGGACAAGTACCGTGACTTCCTCAAGAAGAACTGGCGCATCCTCCTCGGCCCGAAGTACCGCGAATGCCGTTCCCCCCACGAGGTCGGTCGCGGCGCCGAGGTCGATCTGCTCTTCGTCCGGCACGACGGTTTCCCGGACCTCTGGGAGCTGAAGCGCCCCGATCAGCCGGTCTTCAAGGCGTACAACCGCCACCTCCACCAGAGCGAGGAGTGCTCTCGCGCGGTCGGGCAGATCATCGAGTACCTCGATCTGGCGGAGAAGCAGGTCCCAGGTCCGAACAGCTACGAGGCGCAGCGCGGAATCCGCGTCGACCTCAACCGACCCCGCGGATACGTGGTCATCGGCCGGCGCAAGGACGAGCGCGAGCGCGACCGGCTTGCCCTCGAAAACAGCTTCCTCGCCGGGATCACGATCCTCACGTACGACGACCTAATCGAGGGCGCGCGCGAGGTGCTGACCTTCCTGCGCGACTACCGCAACGGGGACGGCGGGACCTGA
- a CDS encoding ATP-dependent Clp protease ATP-binding subunit yields MADTEGTIHLERFTNDARQIVAGAQALADDRKHAEVSPLHLLVRLLERDRGVLDVFRRAGADPNETMNLAEAALRRQPKSTGGVSYVDARLLDLLSRAEREATRDKAPNVGIEHLLHALAQEIRGPAGEILSSFGISPGAFRPHLGALAEGDAKASAPRDSAAVIVTSTAGSAEANGYTRDLVADARKGLFDPVIGRDGEARRLLQILERRFKNHPLVVGEPGVGKSALIRGLADRIARGDVPSNLAGARLYELDTGALVAGAKLRGEIEQRLKALIDKLRSVQDAETILVVEDIDALFGQGVQGSGVGDLLKPLLARSEIRILATTTPEGIRKLNERDSSILRRFAVVNMEPPSIDQATEILRGVATKYEAHHRVRIGESAILSAVSLAKRYLSDRALPDTAVDLLDETSARKRVEVDGVPAEVDALSRRVDALKAQIAALADDEDRLSVQARQRLEKELAEVEPRATEMRTNIAARRGVVAAVQSIRKELAAANEALATAQREKNYARIGEIEHVTLPEIRRRLETAEGAAKREGAESGSNMVTENDVAGTLAEWTGIPVAKMLEGESEKLLKMEERLARRVVGQDEAVRAIARAVRRGRVGLRDPGKPIGSFLFLGPSGVGKTELAKALAEFLFDDEQALTRLDMSEFMERHMAQRLIGAPPGYADSEQGGFLTEAARRRPYSVLLFDEVEKAHADVFNLLLQILDDGRLTDGRGRTADFSNTVVIMTSNIGSKRILETDAKLFGTEDGRDAIRDVLFEELKNFFRPEFLNRIDDIVVFKALTKQDLRGVVDIQLRRLERLLADREIKVQLDDAAKDLLVDLGYEPSLGARPLKRAILKELQNPLAEAILAGGYGPGQIVHIRAADGSFSFTKA; encoded by the coding sequence ATGGCCGACACCGAGGGCACAATCCACCTCGAACGCTTCACGAACGACGCGAGGCAGATCGTCGCGGGCGCGCAAGCGCTCGCCGACGACCGGAAGCACGCCGAGGTCTCGCCGCTGCACCTGCTCGTGCGTTTGCTCGAACGCGATCGCGGCGTCCTCGATGTCTTCCGGCGCGCCGGCGCCGACCCGAACGAAACGATGAACCTCGCGGAGGCGGCCCTCCGGCGTCAGCCGAAATCGACGGGCGGCGTCTCGTACGTGGACGCCCGGCTGCTCGACCTGCTCAGCCGAGCCGAGCGCGAGGCCACGCGGGACAAGGCTCCCAACGTCGGCATCGAGCACCTCCTGCACGCGCTGGCGCAGGAGATCCGCGGGCCGGCGGGGGAGATCCTCTCGTCGTTCGGCATCAGCCCCGGCGCGTTCCGCCCGCACCTCGGCGCGCTCGCGGAGGGGGACGCGAAGGCGTCGGCGCCGCGGGATTCGGCCGCGGTGATCGTCACGAGCACAGCGGGGAGCGCCGAGGCGAATGGCTACACGCGGGACCTCGTGGCGGACGCGCGCAAGGGCCTCTTCGATCCGGTGATCGGCCGCGACGGCGAGGCGCGAAGGCTGCTGCAGATCCTGGAGCGCCGCTTCAAGAACCATCCGCTCGTCGTGGGGGAGCCGGGCGTCGGCAAGTCAGCCTTGATCCGCGGGCTCGCGGATCGCATCGCGCGCGGCGACGTGCCGAGCAATCTCGCGGGCGCGCGCCTCTACGAGCTCGACACGGGCGCGCTCGTCGCGGGCGCGAAGCTGCGCGGCGAGATCGAGCAACGCCTCAAGGCCCTCATCGACAAGCTCCGCAGCGTGCAGGACGCCGAGACGATCCTCGTCGTCGAGGACATCGACGCGCTCTTCGGCCAGGGCGTGCAGGGCTCGGGTGTCGGCGATCTCCTGAAGCCGCTGCTCGCGCGGAGCGAGATCCGCATCCTCGCGACCACCACACCCGAGGGCATCCGCAAGCTGAACGAGCGTGACTCTTCGATCCTGCGGCGCTTCGCGGTGGTGAACATGGAGCCGCCGTCGATCGATCAGGCGACCGAGATCCTGCGCGGCGTCGCCACGAAGTACGAGGCGCACCACCGCGTGCGCATCGGCGAGAGCGCGATCCTCTCGGCCGTGAGCCTCGCCAAGCGTTACCTCTCCGATCGCGCGCTGCCGGACACGGCGGTGGATCTCCTCGACGAGACCAGCGCGCGCAAGCGCGTCGAGGTCGACGGCGTGCCTGCGGAGGTCGATGCGCTGAGCCGCCGCGTCGACGCGCTGAAGGCGCAGATCGCGGCGCTCGCGGACGACGAGGATCGGCTGAGCGTGCAGGCGCGGCAGCGGCTGGAGAAGGAGCTCGCCGAGGTCGAGCCGCGCGCGACGGAGATGCGCACGAACATCGCAGCGCGGCGCGGCGTCGTCGCGGCGGTGCAGTCGATCCGCAAGGAGCTCGCGGCGGCGAACGAGGCGCTCGCGACCGCGCAACGCGAGAAGAACTACGCGCGGATCGGCGAGATCGAGCACGTGACCTTGCCTGAGATCCGCCGCCGTCTGGAGACGGCCGAGGGGGCCGCGAAGCGCGAGGGCGCCGAGAGCGGCTCGAACATGGTCACGGAGAACGACGTGGCCGGCACGCTCGCCGAGTGGACGGGCATCCCGGTCGCGAAGATGCTCGAAGGCGAGTCGGAGAAGCTGCTCAAGATGGAAGAGCGCCTCGCGCGCCGCGTGGTCGGCCAGGACGAGGCCGTGCGCGCCATCGCCCGCGCCGTACGCCGCGGCCGCGTGGGCCTCCGGGATCCGGGCAAGCCCATCGGCTCGTTCCTCTTCCTCGGGCCGAGCGGTGTCGGCAAGACCGAGCTCGCCAAGGCCCTCGCCGAGTTCTTGTTCGATGACGAGCAGGCGCTCACGCGGCTCGACATGAGCGAGTTCATGGAGCGGCACATGGCGCAGCGCCTCATCGGCGCGCCGCCCGGCTACGCCGACAGCGAGCAAGGCGGCTTCTTGACCGAGGCCGCGCGGCGCAGGCCCTACAGCGTCCTGCTCTTCGACGAGGTCGAGAAGGCGCACGCGGACGTGTTCAACCTGCTCCTCCAGATCCTCGACGACGGCCGTCTGACCGACGGTCGTGGCAGGACGGCGGATTTTTCGAACACGGTCGTGATCATGACCTCGAACATCGGTTCGAAGCGGATCCTGGAGACCGACGCGAAGCTCTTCGGCACCGAGGACGGGCGCGACGCGATCCGCGACGTGCTCTTCGAGGAGCTCAAGAACTTCTTCCGGCCGGAATTCTTGAACCGTATCGATGACATCGTCGTGTTCAAGGCCCTCACCAAGCAGGACCTGCGCGGCGTCGTCGACATCCAGCTCCGGCGGCTGGAGCGGCTCCTCGCGGATCGAGAGATTAAGGTGCAGCTCGACGACGCGGCGAAGGACCTGCTCGTCGACCTCGGCTACGAGCCCTCGCTCGGCGCGCGCCCGCTCAAGCGCGCCATCCTGAAAGAGCTGCAAAACCCGCTCGCCGAAGCGATCCTCGCGGGCGGCTACGGCCCCGGCCAGATCGTGCACATCCGCGCGGCCGACGGTTCGTTCTCCTTCACCAAGGCGTGA
- a CDS encoding radical SAM protein: protein MATVLSLAWTCNNACVFCAQGERSASHEREAEGMDLAARLRVEQGDVVFVQGGEPTLTDDLPAVIRALDARGARRIVVQTNGRRLAYRAYARALREASSKLSLDVSLHGATEPMHDYHTQTPGSFKQTALGVRHARAEGIEVGTTTVITRSNYRHLAEIVQLSRALGARAVYLARASRLGRAARAADRIVAPEELVRPQLTRALAEASRLGMGWLASERASHAEVRDLFAGLGEAEIVPAEGLGSSRTSPGVEVTASDKNFVDTSRLVRAKPPSVNRSIAWER from the coding sequence ATGGCGACGGTCCTCTCCCTCGCTTGGACCTGCAACAATGCGTGCGTCTTCTGCGCGCAAGGGGAGCGGTCCGCCTCGCACGAACGCGAGGCCGAGGGGATGGATCTCGCGGCGCGCCTGCGCGTCGAGCAGGGCGACGTCGTGTTCGTGCAGGGCGGCGAGCCGACGCTCACGGACGATCTGCCCGCGGTGATTCGCGCTCTCGACGCGCGCGGCGCGCGCCGCATCGTGGTGCAGACGAACGGCCGTCGCCTCGCGTATCGCGCGTATGCACGCGCCCTGCGCGAGGCTTCGAGCAAGCTCTCGCTCGACGTCTCGCTCCACGGCGCGACCGAGCCGATGCACGACTACCACACGCAGACGCCGGGCAGCTTCAAGCAGACCGCGCTCGGCGTGCGGCATGCGCGCGCCGAGGGGATCGAGGTCGGGACGACCACGGTGATCACGCGGTCGAACTACCGTCACCTCGCGGAGATCGTGCAGCTCTCGCGCGCGCTCGGGGCCCGCGCGGTGTACCTCGCGAGGGCGTCTCGTTTGGGCCGCGCGGCGCGCGCGGCGGATCGGATCGTCGCGCCGGAGGAGCTCGTGCGTCCGCAGCTCACGCGTGCGCTGGCGGAGGCATCGAGGCTCGGGATGGGCTGGCTCGCGAGCGAGAGGGCGAGTCATGCGGAGGTGCGCGATCTCTTCGCGGGCCTCGGCGAGGCGGAGATCGTGCCGGCGGAGGGGCTGGGTTCGTCGAGGACTTCGCCCGGCGTCGAGGTCACGGCCTCGGACAAGAACTTCGTGGACACGTCTCGGCTCGTCCGAGCGAAACCACCGAGCGTCAACCGAAGCATTGCTTGGGAGCGGTGA
- a CDS encoding MopE-related protein, translated as MASNVKASDEQRGKQVRRVAIAALLTVIGGAAASSCAEGGSVTSGGSLTSSSSSGSGGRGGEGGTGGDGGTGGVGGTGGVGGTGGVGGVGGVGGAGGMGGTGGAGGQMCVPQTEVCDGVDNNCDGVTDEGCDCVTGVKEACYTGPDGTKGVGVCKEGQRTCDASGKWGPCTDEVVPAAVEACNGFDDDCDTEVDEGECDCVTGATKGCYTGPQGTQNTGLCKPGSQTCDANGKWGPCLGDTTPAPEICNGLDDSCDGTIDEGNPGGGDACVAPGLGECKKGTLNCINGAVKCSPAPVQPEICDGLDNNCDGNTDEGNPGGGMQCMTGFLGLCSTGLTKCDGANGVTCMPNVVPGQLSEACNNLDDDCDGMVDDAIPQVGMACTKPGQLGVCQFGTFECPAGASQLLCNAPLPGTVQETCNGKDDDCNGTIDDPALVNGLPCNTAFPGVCSTGTTVCVGGSSSCNPQVTPGSQTEICDSKDNNCNGQADEMQPNPACTAQNPNAQFVSGWSCTAGQCQIVQCNVGYANIDGAPGNGCECATDQYANQCVSAGAVSVPKGGTVNMIGKVETANTSDWLTFNFVAPAGLGQAYTPKVQLVNDSGGQYGMDVLFDCNTVATCNDGGTGSGATVWELNYQYNMSGSPTGPWSDSNPKIVSVKVRVYRKNGTPPTCDQYTVTATNP; from the coding sequence ATGGCGAGCAACGTCAAAGCCAGTGACGAGCAGCGGGGCAAGCAGGTGCGACGGGTCGCCATTGCGGCGCTTCTGACGGTGATCGGCGGAGCCGCCGCATCGTCGTGCGCCGAGGGCGGGAGCGTGACGTCGGGTGGCAGCCTGACGAGCTCGAGCTCGAGCGGCTCTGGTGGAAGGGGCGGCGAGGGCGGCACGGGCGGCGACGGAGGCACGGGCGGCGTCGGCGGCACGGGCGGCGTCGGCGGCACGGGCGGCGTCGGTGGTGTCGGTGGTGTCGGTGGCGCGGGTGGCATGGGCGGCACGGGCGGCGCGGGCGGCCAGATGTGCGTCCCGCAGACCGAGGTCTGCGACGGCGTCGACAACAACTGCGACGGCGTCACCGACGAGGGCTGCGACTGCGTGACCGGCGTGAAGGAGGCCTGTTACACGGGCCCCGACGGCACGAAGGGCGTTGGCGTGTGCAAGGAAGGCCAGAGGACGTGCGACGCGTCCGGCAAGTGGGGCCCGTGCACGGATGAGGTCGTCCCGGCCGCGGTCGAGGCTTGCAACGGCTTCGACGACGACTGCGACACCGAGGTCGACGAAGGAGAGTGTGACTGCGTCACGGGCGCGACGAAGGGCTGCTACACGGGCCCGCAGGGCACGCAGAACACCGGACTCTGCAAGCCTGGCTCGCAGACGTGTGACGCGAACGGGAAGTGGGGCCCGTGCCTGGGTGACACCACGCCGGCTCCCGAGATCTGCAACGGTCTCGACGATAGCTGTGACGGCACGATCGACGAGGGCAATCCGGGCGGAGGCGATGCGTGCGTCGCGCCGGGCCTCGGCGAGTGCAAGAAGGGCACGCTGAACTGCATCAACGGCGCGGTGAAGTGCTCGCCCGCGCCCGTGCAGCCCGAGATCTGCGACGGCCTCGACAACAACTGCGACGGCAACACCGACGAGGGCAACCCCGGCGGCGGCATGCAGTGCATGACGGGCTTCTTGGGCCTGTGCAGCACGGGTTTGACCAAGTGCGACGGCGCGAACGGCGTGACGTGCATGCCGAACGTCGTCCCCGGCCAGCTCTCCGAGGCGTGCAACAACCTCGACGACGACTGCGACGGCATGGTCGACGACGCCATCCCGCAAGTCGGCATGGCGTGTACGAAGCCGGGTCAGCTCGGCGTCTGCCAGTTCGGCACCTTCGAGTGCCCCGCGGGCGCGTCGCAGCTCCTTTGCAACGCGCCCTTGCCCGGCACGGTCCAGGAGACGTGCAACGGCAAGGACGACGACTGCAACGGCACGATCGACGATCCGGCCCTCGTGAACGGGCTGCCCTGCAACACGGCGTTCCCCGGCGTTTGCTCGACGGGCACCACGGTCTGCGTGGGCGGCAGCTCGTCGTGCAACCCGCAGGTCACGCCTGGGTCGCAGACCGAGATCTGCGACTCCAAGGACAACAACTGCAACGGGCAGGCGGACGAGATGCAGCCGAACCCGGCGTGCACCGCGCAGAACCCGAATGCGCAGTTCGTCTCGGGTTGGTCGTGCACCGCGGGCCAGTGCCAGATCGTGCAGTGCAACGTCGGCTACGCGAACATCGACGGCGCGCCGGGCAACGGCTGCGAGTGCGCGACGGATCAGTACGCGAACCAGTGCGTGAGCGCGGGTGCGGTCAGCGTGCCGAAGGGCGGCACGGTGAACATGATCGGCAAGGTCGAGACCGCGAATACGAGCGACTGGCTCACGTTCAACTTCGTCGCGCCGGCGGGGCTTGGCCAGGCGTACACGCCGAAGGTCCAGCTCGTGAACGACTCCGGTGGTCAGTACGGGATGGACGTGCTCTTCGACTGCAACACCGTCGCGACCTGCAACGACGGCGGCACGGGGTCGGGGGCCACCGTGTGGGAGCTGAATTATCAGTACAACATGAGCGGCAGTCCCACAGGCCCCTGGTCCGACAGCAACCCGAAGATCGTGTCTGTCAAGGTTCGCGTGTATCGCAAGAACGGTACGCCGCCGACCTGCGATCAGTATACCGTGACCGCCACGAACCCGTGA
- the hxsD gene encoding His-Xaa-Ser system protein HxsD yields the protein MSFHLGEGSVRIEFDEGLYPKDAIYGAAYVFIDRCWVHLDRAGDRRIQVTLKSKKPGADTQVYAGEFQNELLGQAWRLRIVDENKKLVESITARALGGAAGPPGLDELLAMDIGEETAFEDPLGIAMSWEEKYKKKGKGEGAKAEAEGASGDASGGEKAS from the coding sequence ATGTCGTTTCACTTGGGAGAGGGCTCGGTCCGGATCGAGTTCGACGAGGGCCTGTACCCCAAGGATGCGATCTATGGAGCGGCGTACGTCTTCATCGATCGCTGCTGGGTGCACCTCGATCGTGCGGGGGATCGTCGCATCCAGGTGACGCTCAAGTCGAAGAAGCCGGGCGCTGACACGCAGGTCTACGCGGGCGAGTTCCAGAACGAGCTGCTCGGGCAGGCGTGGCGCCTGCGGATCGTCGACGAGAACAAGAAGCTCGTCGAGTCGATCACGGCGCGCGCGCTCGGCGGTGCCGCGGGACCGCCTGGGCTCGACGAGCTGCTCGCGATGGACATCGGCGAGGAGACGGCCTTCGAGGATCCGCTCGGCATCGCGATGAGCTGGGAGGAGAAGTACAAGAAGAAGGGCAAGGGCGAAGGCGCGAAGGCCGAGGCGGAAGGCGCGTCGGGCGACGCCTCGGGGGGCGAGAAGGCGTCGTGA
- a CDS encoding HxsD-like protein, with the protein MIELRFHEELYDGFAIDEAVKTYAAYATAELSRDGGAYVVKVTAKPEATSEGIDERVLSAELANYALGLTIERARAGGAA; encoded by the coding sequence GTGATCGAGCTCAGGTTTCATGAAGAGCTCTACGACGGCTTCGCGATCGACGAGGCCGTCAAGACGTACGCGGCGTACGCGACGGCGGAGCTCTCGCGGGATGGCGGCGCGTACGTCGTGAAGGTGACGGCGAAGCCCGAGGCCACGAGCGAAGGCATCGACGAGCGCGTGCTCTCCGCGGAGCTCGCGAACTACGCGCTCGGCCTCACGATCGAACGCGCGCGGGCAGGGGGTGCGGCGTGA
- the hxsB gene encoding His-Xaa-Ser system radical SAM maturase HxsB, protein MTGLSTLFTELGSTAKAPTGLVPFRFREVSGDILLTNFLGDWLFVTQDEFRALARGELDSASPLHDKLASRNFLREGFDQAKAAERIAYKKRFLNWGPNLHIAVVTLRCNETCVYCHASRANMDAVHTDMTPEIGEKVVDLMLQSTSPSVTLEFQGGEPLANFPVMKHVIEYALARNRAYGKGLEFTMVSNLAMMDAEKLAFLVDRKVQICTSIDGPEHLHTKQRILAGGNAHREAVKWIERINKAYIDIGLDPTLYHVEALLTTTREALKYPKEIVDTYVGLGCRAIFLRPVDPFGFAGKTAQIVEYDRAAYNDFYRTAVEHILDLNRRGEQVLERYGSIFLTKILGDDDPNFLDIRSPSGSGIGALAYNYDGKIFSSDEGRMMYETGDPAFQIGDVFTSSYRSLMKHETVRALVMASIREAQPDCVNCTYTPYCGVQPEHSYRTQGTIFGRMRESTLCAVHKGIQDFLFDKLRENDPKTVEILRRWTTVRARTHFIHASSAS, encoded by the coding sequence GTGACGGGCCTCTCGACGCTCTTCACCGAGCTCGGCTCCACGGCGAAGGCGCCGACGGGCCTCGTGCCGTTCCGGTTCCGCGAGGTGAGCGGAGATATTTTGCTCACCAACTTCCTCGGCGACTGGCTCTTCGTCACGCAGGACGAGTTCCGCGCGCTCGCGCGTGGCGAGCTCGATTCCGCCTCGCCGCTCCACGACAAACTCGCGTCGCGGAACTTCCTCCGCGAGGGGTTCGATCAGGCGAAGGCCGCCGAGCGCATCGCGTACAAGAAGCGGTTCCTCAACTGGGGGCCGAACCTGCACATCGCGGTCGTCACGCTCCGCTGCAACGAGACGTGCGTCTACTGCCACGCGAGCCGCGCGAACATGGACGCGGTCCACACCGACATGACGCCGGAGATCGGCGAGAAGGTCGTGGACCTGATGCTCCAGTCGACGTCGCCCTCGGTGACGCTGGAGTTCCAGGGCGGTGAGCCGCTCGCGAACTTCCCGGTGATGAAGCACGTCATCGAGTACGCGCTCGCGCGGAACCGCGCCTACGGCAAGGGGCTCGAGTTCACGATGGTCTCGAACCTGGCCATGATGGACGCGGAGAAGCTCGCCTTCCTCGTCGATCGCAAGGTTCAGATCTGCACGAGCATCGACGGCCCGGAGCACCTGCACACGAAGCAGCGCATCCTCGCGGGCGGCAACGCGCACCGCGAGGCCGTGAAGTGGATCGAGCGCATCAACAAGGCCTACATCGACATCGGCCTCGACCCGACGCTCTACCATGTCGAAGCGCTGCTCACGACGACACGCGAGGCGCTCAAGTACCCGAAGGAGATCGTCGACACGTACGTCGGCCTCGGCTGCCGCGCGATCTTCCTCCGGCCCGTCGATCCCTTCGGCTTCGCGGGCAAGACCGCGCAGATCGTCGAGTACGACCGCGCCGCGTACAACGACTTCTACCGCACCGCGGTCGAGCACATCCTCGATCTGAACCGGCGCGGCGAGCAGGTCCTCGAGCGGTACGGCTCGATCTTCCTCACGAAGATCCTCGGCGACGATGATCCGAACTTCCTCGACATCCGCTCGCCGAGCGGCTCGGGGATCGGCGCTCTCGCCTACAACTACGACGGGAAGATCTTCTCCAGCGACGAGGGCCGGATGATGTACGAGACCGGCGATCCTGCGTTCCAGATCGGCGACGTGTTCACCTCGTCGTATCGCTCGCTCATGAAGCACGAGACGGTGCGCGCGCTGGTGATGGCGTCGATCCGTGAGGCGCAGCCCGACTGCGTGAACTGCACGTACACGCCCTACTGCGGGGTGCAGCCCGAGCACAGCTACCGGACGCAGGGCACGATCTTCGGTAGGATGCGTGAGAGCACCTTGTGCGCCGTCCACAAGGGCATCCAGGATTTTCTCTTCGACAAACTGCGCGAGAACGACCCGAAGACGGTCGAGATCCTCCGGCGCTGGACCACGGTCCGGGCGCGAACGCATTTCATCCACGCGTCGTCGGCATCTTGA
- the hxsA4 gene encoding His-Xaa-Ser repeat protein HxsA4, giving the protein MANNGTGGLPSFSRKPGGMLSKTESEVGAKASEEADRAGVIGDDAGGVIPAQHCSHGSHGSHGSHGSHGSHGSHGSHGSHGSHGSHGSHGSHGSHGSW; this is encoded by the coding sequence ATGGCGAACAATGGAACAGGTGGGCTGCCGAGCTTCTCCCGCAAGCCGGGTGGCATGCTCTCCAAGACGGAGAGCGAGGTCGGCGCGAAGGCGAGCGAAGAGGCGGATCGCGCCGGCGTGATCGGCGATGACGCGGGTGGTGTGATCCCGGCGCAGCATTGCTCGCACGGCAGCCACGGCTCGCACGGCAGCCACGGCTCGCACGGCAGCCACGGCTCGCACGGCAGCCACGGCTCGCACGGCAGCCACGGCTCGCACGGCAGCCACGGCTCGCACGGCAGCCACGGCAGCTGGTAG
- the rplU gene encoding 50S ribosomal protein L21, translating into MYAVIKTGGKQYRVSEGQVLRVEKLSGNAGDKVTFNEVLLVGGEATKIGQPLVAGAKVEAQINAQDRGKKVVIFKFRRRKNYRRKTGHRQPYTELKITGISA; encoded by the coding sequence ATGTACGCGGTCATCAAGACGGGCGGCAAGCAGTACAGGGTCAGCGAAGGCCAGGTGCTGCGCGTCGAGAAGCTGAGCGGCAACGCTGGCGACAAGGTTACGTTCAACGAAGTCCTGCTCGTCGGCGGCGAGGCCACCAAGATCGGCCAGCCGCTCGTTGCGGGTGCAAAGGTCGAGGCGCAGATCAATGCGCAGGATCGCGGCAAGAAGGTCGTGATCTTCAAGTTCCGGCGTCGGAAGAACTACCGCCGCAAGACGGGGCACCGGCAGCCGTACACCGAGCTCAAGATCACCGGCATCAGCGCCTAG
- the rpmA gene encoding 50S ribosomal protein L27 — translation MAHKKGGGSSRNGRDSSAQKRGVKVYAGTEVPAGSILVRQVGSSIHAGKNVGTGKDFTLFALVEGVVKYEWKSNTKKQVSVYPA, via the coding sequence ATGGCTCATAAAAAAGGCGGCGGCTCGTCCCGGAACGGGCGCGATTCGAGCGCACAAAAGCGCGGCGTGAAGGTGTACGCGGGGACCGAGGTCCCGGCGGGCAGCATCCTCGTGCGGCAGGTTGGTTCGTCGATCCACGCCGGCAAGAACGTCGGCACTGGCAAGGACTTCACGCTCTTCGCCCTCGTGGAGGGCGTCGTGAAGTACGAGTGGAAGTCGAACACGAAGAAGCAGGTCTCGGTCTATCCGGCCTGA
- a CDS encoding HAD-IIB family hydrolase, giving the protein MTYKLLALDLDGTLLRHDGSLHERDRWAIERLQSGGVAVTICTGRLYSGSREAAVAARIQGPIACVDGSHIVDARDDREHYHASLTGDHAAQLRRVLERHRTASFVFAHDSIVHDAAGAPWSSYVRTWSPRVTVVERVTSHPYWEHERGLLAVVAIGSKDSVHAAAEELEGELGGAAFVVRFAVTRTADTHAMVVRAAGPTKGTAIAWLADYHGCTVDEVVVVGDWLNDVPMFQVAGRSFAMGSAPSFVKEHATEELSAWSADDAGVAEAIERAWGTL; this is encoded by the coding sequence ATGACGTACAAGCTCCTGGCCCTCGATCTCGATGGCACCCTGCTCCGTCACGACGGCTCGCTCCACGAGCGCGATCGTTGGGCGATTGAGCGCCTGCAGAGCGGCGGCGTGGCCGTGACGATCTGCACGGGCCGGCTCTACTCGGGCTCGCGCGAGGCTGCCGTGGCGGCGCGGATCCAGGGGCCGATCGCCTGCGTGGACGGGAGCCACATCGTCGACGCGCGTGACGATCGCGAGCACTACCACGCCTCGCTCACGGGGGATCATGCAGCGCAGCTTCGGCGCGTGCTCGAGCGGCATCGGACCGCGAGCTTCGTGTTCGCGCACGACAGCATCGTGCACGACGCCGCGGGTGCGCCGTGGAGCAGCTACGTGCGCACGTGGTCGCCGCGGGTGACGGTCGTCGAGCGCGTCACATCACACCCGTACTGGGAGCACGAGCGGGGGCTGCTCGCAGTCGTGGCGATCGGCTCGAAGGACAGCGTGCACGCGGCTGCGGAGGAGCTCGAAGGCGAGCTCGGCGGCGCGGCGTTCGTCGTCCGGTTCGCGGTGACGCGCACGGCCGACACACACGCGATGGTGGTGCGCGCGGCCGGGCCGACGAAGGGCACGGCGATCGCGTGGCTCGCGGACTACCACGGCTGCACGGTGGACGAGGTCGTCGTGGTGGGCGATTGGCTCAACGACGTGCCGATGTTCCAGGTCGCGGGGCGATCGTTCGCGATGGGCAGCGCGCCGTCGTTCGTGAAGGAACACGCGACCGAAGAGCTCTCCGCGTGGAGCGCGGATGACGCGGGCGTCGCAGAGGCGATCGAGCGGGCCTGGGGGACGTTATGA